A window of the Dyadobacter pollutisoli genome harbors these coding sequences:
- a CDS encoding GNAT family N-acetyltransferase, whose product MNKIIISKASLQDLATIQQIGRETFLETFAEANTEADMEKYLAENFSDEKMNSELSNPDSQFFIAWDDKIPVGYLKVNSGLAQTELKDPSSLEIERIYVKKAYHGQMVGQILYEKSLEVAQLQKNAYLWLGVWEQNPKAIRFYEKNGFKVFDKHIFKFGEDEQTDIMMKKVL is encoded by the coding sequence ATGAATAAGATAATAATAAGTAAGGCCAGCCTTCAGGATCTGGCAACCATACAACAAATTGGCAGAGAAACCTTCCTGGAAACATTCGCAGAAGCCAATACGGAAGCGGATATGGAAAAATATCTAGCCGAAAATTTTAGTGATGAAAAAATGAATTCAGAACTGAGCAATCCGGACTCCCAGTTTTTTATCGCATGGGACGATAAAATTCCAGTAGGGTATTTGAAGGTCAATTCCGGCCTGGCCCAAACTGAGCTGAAAGATCCAAGCTCTCTTGAAATCGAACGCATCTACGTAAAAAAAGCCTATCATGGCCAAATGGTTGGACAAATCTTGTATGAAAAATCACTTGAAGTAGCCCAGCTTCAAAAGAATGCATATCTCTGGCTGGGTGTCTGGGAGCAAAATCCAAAAGCGATTCGGTTTTATGAAAAGAACGGTTTCAAAGTCTTCGATAAGCATATTTTCAAATTTGGCGAAGATGAGCAGACAGATATCATGATGAAAAAAGTATTGTGA
- a CDS encoding Hsp20/alpha crystallin family protein — protein MSLIKRNGLLPATFPALFDDFFGRELFNWGNNNYSATSTTVPSVNIRETGDTFEVEMAAPGMDKNDFKVELDGNTLTISSQKERQEQSGQDGYSRQEFSYQSFQRSFVLPRDVVDAEHISAQYRNGLLHLTIPKQEQAKQKAPRLIEIA, from the coding sequence ATGTCACTCATCAAAAGGAACGGGCTACTGCCCGCAACATTCCCAGCGCTGTTCGACGATTTCTTTGGCCGCGAACTTTTTAACTGGGGCAACAACAATTATTCAGCGACCAGCACGACTGTGCCTTCGGTCAACATCCGCGAAACCGGCGATACCTTTGAGGTTGAAATGGCCGCTCCCGGCATGGACAAAAATGACTTCAAGGTCGAACTGGATGGCAACACGCTTACCATCAGTTCACAGAAAGAGCGACAGGAGCAGTCCGGGCAGGACGGTTACAGCCGCCAGGAGTTCAGCTATCAGTCTTTTCAAAGAAGCTTTGTTCTTCCCAGGGATGTGGTTGATGCCGAGCACATTTCGGCGCAGTACCGAAACGGGTTGCTGCACCTGACCATCCCCAAACAGGAGCAGGCCAAACAAAAGGCCCCAAGGCTGATTGAAATAGCTTAG
- a CDS encoding cation:proton antiporter — protein MVSPFCLFGYFQNDRKKTKVAQEMNQVLFSVSALCLLILLLIFLLKRLRQPYMIAYIIAGFLIGPHAANLFPNAEDIEPVAEIGILLLMFFLGMEIDIPDNKSMLFEPLVAQGMRVVLTLGLVMAVSFLAGWPYLTGIIIFILLIFNSTAVVSEYLRKNGELKTEFGMMILNILLLQDLMLAPILGAIQFMGGKGFSWLRVVVAVAACVLVFLVLRAVRNRTFIQLKIKDIFKDDHELQVFAGCLLCLGFGVLAELSGLSSALGSFIAGIFIGKLDTFKWLEGALHPFKVFFVALFFVTIGLRLDLTYLNGHLLTVGLGTLLLLAVNSGLSAAIFKGLKYSWKSSLYGGALLSQIGEFGILACSMAYKMQVIGHDLFKTGIAITALSLLLSTVWITLQKKFLFKAGRHPYRQR, from the coding sequence ATGGTAAGCCCATTTTGTCTGTTTGGCTATTTTCAGAATGACCGTAAAAAGACCAAAGTCGCCCAAGAAATGAACCAGGTGTTATTTTCTGTTAGTGCCTTATGCCTGCTGATCCTGCTGCTGATCTTTTTACTAAAAAGGTTGCGGCAACCGTATATGATCGCCTATATCATCGCAGGCTTCCTGATAGGGCCGCATGCAGCCAACCTTTTCCCAAATGCCGAAGACATCGAACCTGTCGCAGAGATAGGAATCTTGTTGTTAATGTTCTTTCTTGGAATGGAAATCGATATCCCAGATAACAAGTCGATGCTATTTGAGCCGCTGGTGGCGCAGGGTATGAGGGTCGTGCTGACCTTGGGGCTGGTCATGGCGGTTTCATTTTTAGCTGGATGGCCGTATTTGACCGGCATCATTATTTTCATTCTGCTGATCTTTAATAGCACTGCGGTGGTCAGTGAATACCTCCGCAAAAACGGAGAGCTGAAAACCGAGTTCGGGATGATGATACTCAATATCCTGCTCCTGCAGGACCTGATGCTTGCACCAATACTGGGCGCTATACAATTTATGGGCGGCAAAGGATTTTCCTGGCTGCGTGTCGTGGTTGCAGTTGCTGCGTGCGTACTTGTTTTTCTGGTGCTCCGTGCGGTACGCAACCGGACTTTCATACAACTGAAAATTAAAGATATATTTAAGGACGACCATGAATTGCAGGTTTTTGCCGGTTGTTTACTGTGCCTTGGGTTTGGCGTGTTGGCAGAGCTTTCCGGGCTCAGCAGTGCGCTGGGGAGCTTTATAGCAGGTATCTTTATTGGTAAGCTGGATACATTTAAATGGCTCGAAGGGGCATTGCATCCTTTTAAGGTATTTTTTGTCGCGCTCTTTTTTGTCACCATAGGGCTGCGCCTGGACCTTACCTACCTAAACGGGCACCTGCTGACGGTAGGCTTGGGGACGTTGTTGTTGTTGGCCGTCAACAGCGGGTTATCCGCGGCGATTTTTAAGGGGTTGAAATACTCCTGGAAAAGTAGCCTTTACGGAGGCGCGTTGCTGTCCCAGATCGGAGAATTCGGAATACTTGCCTGCTCAATGGCCTATAAAATGCAGGTGATCGGTCATGATCTGTTCAAGACCGGCATCGCCATTACTGCATTATCACTGCTGCTGTCCACAGTCTGGATCACACTGCAGAAAAAATTCCTCTTTAAGGCCGGTAGACATCCTTACCGGCAACGATGA
- a CDS encoding serine hydrolase domain-containing protein, which produces MKYLFYMLVVVLFFSCKKKDEKSLNASDLEVKIDSIVKPYIDKTEVAGMAIGVFKNHKPLFQKAYGLADLELDVKLPVNASFEIGSVTKQFTAAAILQLAEQGKLTLEDDLGKYLKFDTHQRKVTIRQLLSHTSGIKGYTELPSFETLSIQKHSRDTLLRIVEKEQFDFEPGEALIYNNTAFFMLGLIIEKVSGLSYEEYVKKNLFDKAGMTNSYYCSENKIIKNRAHGYDKAEKGLVRAAYLDHTWPFAAGSLCSTVEDLEKWNNALHHGKILSEKSYKEFLTPVSLNDGTITRYAKGITVTDWKEKRLIEHGGGINGFLSQNSYFPDEDVSIIILINTTSVRPRKIADKVADLIFKSPQASTPAHFTGDLGKFTGSYKGPGRGQEMDVKIGKNDSTLLLTMGKEKPQTLNYIMGNSWTDGSTNYLFKQQEGRITGLRMDEVYGYLVLKRQ; this is translated from the coding sequence ATGAAATACTTATTTTACATGCTTGTGGTCGTTTTATTCTTTTCCTGCAAGAAAAAGGATGAAAAGTCTCTAAATGCTTCCGACCTGGAGGTCAAGATAGACAGCATTGTCAAACCGTATATCGACAAAACCGAAGTGGCGGGCATGGCCATCGGCGTTTTTAAAAATCATAAACCCTTGTTTCAAAAAGCCTATGGGTTGGCCGATCTGGAATTGGATGTCAAACTTCCGGTTAACGCATCATTCGAGATTGGTTCAGTCACCAAACAGTTCACTGCGGCCGCCATTCTACAGCTTGCCGAGCAAGGAAAACTTACGCTGGAAGATGATCTGGGGAAATATTTAAAATTTGATACCCATCAACGAAAGGTCACGATACGGCAATTGCTGAGTCATACGTCCGGGATTAAAGGCTATACGGAATTGCCCAGCTTTGAGACCCTATCGATTCAAAAGCATAGCAGAGATACTCTGTTACGCATCGTGGAAAAAGAACAATTCGATTTCGAACCGGGCGAAGCATTGATCTACAATAACACGGCGTTTTTTATGCTGGGCCTGATCATCGAAAAAGTGAGTGGATTGTCTTATGAAGAGTACGTAAAAAAGAACCTGTTCGATAAGGCCGGGATGACTAACTCCTATTATTGCAGCGAAAACAAGATCATCAAAAACAGGGCGCATGGTTATGACAAGGCCGAAAAAGGGTTGGTGAGAGCCGCCTATCTTGATCACACCTGGCCATTTGCAGCCGGTTCATTATGCTCGACCGTTGAGGATTTGGAGAAATGGAACAATGCGCTTCATCATGGGAAAATTCTCAGTGAGAAAAGCTACAAGGAATTTCTAACCCCTGTAAGCCTCAATGATGGTACGATCACCCGATACGCAAAGGGCATTACAGTTACAGATTGGAAGGAAAAACGCCTCATAGAACACGGTGGCGGAATCAACGGTTTCCTTTCACAGAACAGCTACTTTCCTGACGAGGATGTCAGCATCATTATTTTGATCAACACCACCAGCGTCAGGCCCAGGAAAATTGCTGATAAAGTGGCAGACCTGATTTTTAAGAGTCCACAGGCCAGTACGCCTGCGCATTTTACGGGTGACCTGGGGAAATTTACGGGTAGCTACAAGGGCCCGGGACGTGGCCAGGAAATGGATGTAAAAATCGGTAAAAACGATTCCACCCTTTTGCTGACAATGGGCAAGGAAAAACCTCAAACGCTCAATTACATCATGGGTAATTCGTGGACCGATGGAAGCACCAATTATCTCTTTAAGCAACAAGAGGGTCGGATCACCGGATTACGAATGGACGAGGTCTATGGATATTTGGTTTTGAAAAGACAGTAG